One stretch of Sardina pilchardus chromosome 17, fSarPil1.1, whole genome shotgun sequence DNA includes these proteins:
- the LOC134062462 gene encoding uncharacterized protein LOC134062462, with product MAEHWQMSRFVEDFKSTVLPSLKSGLDGFNGLTSTLLATNTDIVTMKMDSFRTLRSSIEKVKKNLSQSEEAASTRLRQVDKLTENLTAKKGDLERKQSDKNQRLNNLKTKLKSDRAVLEMHEHSLSKAINHMRETQWKLQDLQSKKEKAEEMRDIGIGLAFIPIVGWIPGGIMIGVGQADLDQASWAAEQAKQEVDAFESQISTIFGKLSSCEKQIGQVRGEMSQVSADLERLRQDLKTVKNQRTTVASFQSKMRSAVSLLGQLAGTASVAEVQTRVLVLLGPVISVLENVIDLAGQVTQQSLLSDRHLRALIVTLQQNHHRLRAIEANKSADQDNDFY from the exons GCAAATGTCACGGTTCGTTGAGGACTTCAAGAGCACAGTGCTTCCGTCCCTCAAAAGTGGACTTGATGGATTTAATGGTCTGACATCCACTCTCTTGGCCACAAATACAGATATAGTCACCATGAAAATGGATTCATTTAGGACACTTCGCAGCAGTATTGAGAAGGTAAAGAAGAACTTGTCACAGTCAGAGGAAGCAGCAAGTACTAGGCTGAGACAGGTAGATAAGCTCACTGAGAATTTGACTGCCAAAAAAGGAGATCTTGAGAGGAAGCAAAGTGATAAGAATCAGAGGCTAAACAACTTAAAGACCAAGTTGAAGTCAGATAGAGCCGTGTTAGAGATGCATGAGCACTCCTTAAGCAAAGCCATAAACCACATGCGCGAAACTCAGTGGAAACTTCAAGatctacaaagcaaaaaggagAAGGCAGAGGAAATGCGAGATATTGGGATTGGACTCGCATTCATTCCCATTGTTGGGTGGATTCCTG GAGGGATAATGATTGGTGTTGGTCAGGCAGATTTAGACCAGGCGTCCtgggcagcagagcaggcaaAGCAAGAGGTGGATGCGTTTGAGTCTCAGATCAGCACCATCTTCGGGAAGCTCTCCAGTTGCGAGAAGCAGATCGGCCAGGTGAGGGGGGAGATGAGTCAGGTGAGTGCTGATTTGGAGCGACTACGCCAGGACCTGAAGACGGTGAAGAACCAGCGCACGACCGTAGCGAGTTTCCAAAGCAAGATGAGGAGCGCCGTCAGCCTCCTGGGCCAACTGGCCGGCACGGCATCAGTGGCGGAGGTCCAGACAAGAGTCCTTGTGCTTCTGGGTCCAGTCATCAGCGTGCTGGAGAATGTCATCGACCTGGCTGGTCAGGTTACTCAGCAGTCTCTTCTCTCTGACAGACACCTGAGGGCTCTTATTGTCACTCTGCAGCAGAATCACCACAGGCTTAGGGCCATTGAGGCCAATAAATCTGCAGACCAAGACAATGATTtttattag